In Methylobacterium aquaticum, the following are encoded in one genomic region:
- a CDS encoding NADPH-dependent assimilatory sulfite reductase hemoprotein subunit, giving the protein MADHKTADTPTAERVYETPPTERPITEAEAARAAKLSANEHIKIASGYLRGTLAEGLLKNATGAISDDDGQLVKFHGMYLQDDRDLRAERTKKKLDKAYSFMIRLRIAGGVVTPKQWLILDEIARTYANGTLRATTRQTFQYHGVIKSNLKRTMAAIDAALLDTIAACGDVNRNVMAATNPAQKGAHEAAYKLAKDISDSLLPKTNAWREIWLDGERVVGGEDASEVEPVYGKTYLPRKFKTIVAVPPSNEVDVYAHDLGFIAILDKKGKVTGWNVTVGGGMGMTHGETDTFPRTADVMLFAEPEYALKVAEAVMTVQRDWGNRNVRKNARLKYTIERYGLKAFRAEVEKRVGRAFQDPKPFTFSGNGDRYGWVAGDDGKHHLTLYVPSGRIKDVEGGPQFLAGLRRIAEIHEGDFRLTGNQNVIIANVPADKKAEIDALVQEYGLTTGAGALRRNSLACVALPTCGLALAESERYLPSLIDELEESLASHGLSDDDITIRMTGCPNGCARPFIAEIGLVGRGPERYNLYLGAAFDGSRLSKLYAEDVTAADIRPKLDPLFAAYAKDRQTGERFGDFVIRAGYVAKTGNGPDFHVQTGAQKAVA; this is encoded by the coding sequence ATGGCCGACCACAAGACCGCCGACACCCCCACCGCCGAGCGCGTCTACGAGACGCCGCCGACCGAGCGCCCGATCACCGAGGCGGAAGCGGCGCGAGCCGCCAAGCTGTCGGCCAACGAGCACATCAAGATCGCCAGCGGCTACCTGCGCGGCACCCTCGCCGAGGGGCTCCTGAAGAACGCCACCGGCGCGATCTCGGACGATGACGGGCAGCTCGTGAAGTTCCACGGGATGTACCTGCAGGACGACCGCGACCTGCGGGCCGAGCGGACGAAGAAGAAGCTCGACAAGGCCTATTCCTTCATGATCCGCCTGCGCATCGCCGGCGGCGTCGTGACGCCGAAGCAGTGGCTGATCCTCGACGAGATCGCCCGCACCTACGCCAACGGCACCCTGCGGGCGACGACGCGCCAGACGTTCCAGTATCACGGCGTCATCAAGTCGAACCTCAAGCGCACGATGGCGGCGATCGATGCGGCCCTGCTCGACACGATCGCGGCCTGCGGCGACGTCAACCGCAACGTGATGGCGGCGACGAACCCGGCCCAGAAGGGCGCCCACGAGGCTGCCTACAAGCTCGCCAAGGACATCTCCGACAGCCTGCTGCCGAAGACCAATGCCTGGCGCGAGATCTGGCTCGACGGCGAGCGCGTGGTCGGCGGCGAGGATGCGAGCGAGGTCGAGCCGGTCTACGGCAAGACCTACCTGCCGCGGAAGTTCAAGACCATCGTGGCGGTGCCGCCCTCCAACGAGGTCGACGTCTACGCCCACGATCTCGGCTTCATCGCGATCCTCGACAAGAAGGGCAAGGTGACGGGCTGGAACGTCACCGTCGGCGGCGGTATGGGCATGACCCATGGCGAGACCGACACCTTCCCGCGCACCGCCGACGTGATGCTGTTTGCGGAACCGGAATACGCCCTCAAGGTCGCCGAGGCGGTGATGACCGTCCAGCGCGACTGGGGCAACCGCAACGTCCGCAAGAACGCCCGCCTCAAGTACACGATCGAGCGCTACGGCCTGAAGGCCTTCCGCGCCGAGGTCGAGAAGCGGGTCGGCCGCGCCTTCCAGGACCCCAAGCCCTTCACCTTCTCGGGCAACGGCGACCGCTACGGCTGGGTCGCGGGCGACGACGGCAAGCACCACCTGACGCTGTACGTACCGTCGGGCCGGATCAAGGACGTCGAGGGCGGGCCGCAATTCCTGGCGGGCCTGCGCCGCATCGCCGAGATCCATGAGGGCGATTTCCGCCTCACCGGCAACCAGAACGTCATCATCGCCAACGTCCCGGCGGACAAGAAGGCGGAGATCGACGCGCTGGTCCAGGAATACGGCCTGACCACCGGCGCCGGTGCTCTGCGCCGCAACAGCCTCGCCTGCGTGGCGCTGCCGACCTGCGGCCTGGCTCTCGCCGAGAGCGAGCGCTACCTGCCAAGTCTGATCGACGAGCTCGAGGAGAGCCTGGCCTCGCACGGCCTGTCCGACGACGACATCACCATCCGGATGACCGGCTGCCCCAACGGCTGCGCCCGGCCGTTCATCGCCGAGATCGGCCTCGTCGGCCGCGGCCCCGAGCGCTACAACCTCTATCTCGGGGCCGCCTTCGATGGCTCGCGGCTGAGCAAGCTCTACGCCGAGGACGTCACCGCCGCCGACATCCGTCCGAAGCTCGATCCGCTCTTCGCGGCCTATGCGAAGGACCGTCAGACGGGCGAGCGCTTCGGCGACTTCGTGATCCGGGCCGGCTACGTGGCGAAGACCGGCAACGGGCCGGACTTCCACGTGCAGACGGGGGCGCAGAAGGCGGTGGCCTGA
- a CDS encoding Lrp/AsnC family transcriptional regulator → MDAIDLKILALLQNDATLSIAQIGERVGLSQTPCWKRIQRLEADGVIDRRVAVLDPVKLGLGLTVFVSIETSDHSREWLERFAATVSAMPEVLEFYRMAGDVDYMLRVVVADMQAYDAFYKRLIAVLPLKNVTSRFAMEKVKSTTALPLPTAPFVQPVVASGK, encoded by the coding sequence GTGGATGCCATCGACCTGAAGATCCTCGCCCTGCTCCAGAACGACGCGACCCTGTCGATCGCCCAGATCGGGGAGCGCGTCGGCCTGTCGCAGACTCCCTGCTGGAAACGCATCCAGCGCCTCGAGGCCGACGGGGTCATCGACCGCCGGGTGGCGGTGCTCGACCCGGTCAAGTTGGGGCTAGGGTTAACGGTTTTCGTCTCGATCGAGACCAGCGACCATTCCCGCGAATGGCTGGAACGCTTCGCCGCCACCGTCTCGGCCATGCCCGAGGTGCTGGAATTCTACCGCATGGCCGGGGACGTGGATTACATGCTCCGCGTCGTGGTGGCCGACATGCAGGCCTACGACGCCTTCTACAAGCGCCTCATCGCGGTGCTGCCGCTGAAGAACGTCACCTCGCGCTTCGCCATGGAGAAGGTGAAGAGCACCACCGCCCTGCCGCTTCCGACGGCCCCCTTCGTCCAGCCCGTCGTCGCCAGCGGGAAATAA
- a CDS encoding sulfate ABC transporter substrate-binding protein produces the protein MKRLFRGSSLALAAGASLLALAGAPAPVRAQTLLNVSYDPTRELYRAIDAAFAKEWKAKTGETVTVRASHGGSGAQARSVIDGLPADVVTLALASDIDAIAARSKKLPADWQKRLPNNSTPYTSTIVFLVRKGNPKGIKDWNDLVKPGIQVITPNPKTSGGARWNYLAAYAYALSKNNNDDAKAKDFVTALFKNVPVLDTGARGATTTFVQRGLGDVLIAWENEAFLADEEFGKGKFDIVVPSLSILAEPPVALIDANVDQKGTRKQAEAYLQFLYTPEAQAIIAKNFYRPRDESAAAKEDLARFPKLKLVTIDDTFGGWPKAQKTHFDDGGVFDAILKSRQ, from the coding sequence TTGAAGCGGCTGTTCCGCGGTTCGTCCCTAGCGCTCGCCGCCGGAGCCTCGCTCCTGGCCCTGGCGGGAGCTCCGGCTCCCGTCCGCGCCCAGACCCTGCTCAACGTCTCCTACGATCCGACCCGGGAACTGTACCGGGCGATCGACGCGGCCTTCGCCAAGGAGTGGAAGGCCAAGACCGGCGAGACCGTGACGGTGCGCGCCTCGCATGGCGGCTCCGGCGCCCAGGCCCGCTCGGTGATCGACGGGCTGCCGGCCGACGTGGTGACGCTGGCGCTCGCCAGCGATATCGACGCCATCGCCGCCCGCTCGAAGAAGCTGCCGGCCGACTGGCAGAAGCGGCTGCCGAACAACTCGACGCCCTACACCTCGACCATCGTGTTCCTGGTCCGCAAGGGCAACCCGAAGGGGATCAAGGACTGGAACGACCTGGTGAAGCCGGGAATCCAGGTCATCACCCCGAATCCGAAGACCTCGGGCGGGGCGCGCTGGAACTATCTGGCGGCCTACGCCTACGCGCTGTCAAAGAACAACAACGACGACGCCAAGGCGAAGGACTTCGTCACCGCCCTGTTCAAGAACGTGCCGGTGCTCGACACCGGGGCGCGGGGCGCCACCACCACCTTCGTGCAGCGGGGCCTCGGCGACGTGCTGATCGCCTGGGAGAACGAGGCGTTCCTCGCCGACGAGGAATTCGGCAAGGGCAAGTTCGACATCGTCGTGCCCTCCCTGTCGATCCTGGCCGAGCCTCCGGTGGCCTTGATCGACGCCAACGTCGACCAGAAGGGCACCCGCAAGCAGGCCGAGGCCTACCTGCAATTCCTCTACACGCCTGAAGCGCAAGCGATCATCGCCAAGAACTTCTACCGCCCGCGCGACGAGTCGGCGGCGGCGAAGGAGGACCTGGCCCGCTTCCCCAAGCTGAAGCTCGTCACCATCGACGACACCTTCGGCGGCTGGCCCAAGGCCCAGAAGACCCATTTCGACGATGGCGGCGTGTTCGACGCCATCCTGAAGTCCCGCCAATGA
- the cysD gene encoding sulfate adenylyltransferase subunit CysD, translating to MSAALKARTDGLDRLTHLQRLEAESIHIMRETVAETENPVMLYSIGKDSSVLLHLALKAFAPGRLPFPLLHVDTTWKFREMIAFRDRRAKELGLDLLVHTNPDGLARGIGPVSHGSEVHTDVMKTQALRQALDKHKFDAAFGGARRDEEASRAKERIVSLRTAQHRWDPKRQRAEPWHLYNMRKQRGESLRVFPLSNWTELDIWLYIEQENIPIVPLYYAAERPVVQRDGQLIMVDDERLPLNPGETPEMRLVRFRTLGCYPLTGAVESDAATLPEIIGETLAARTSERQGRVIDKDGAGAMERKKQEGYF from the coding sequence ATGAGCGCCGCCCTCAAGGCCCGTACCGACGGGCTCGACCGTCTGACCCACCTCCAGCGCCTGGAGGCCGAGAGCATCCACATCATGCGGGAGACGGTCGCCGAGACCGAGAATCCGGTGATGCTGTACTCGATCGGCAAGGATTCCTCGGTCCTGCTGCACCTGGCGCTCAAGGCCTTCGCGCCGGGCCGGCTGCCGTTCCCGCTGCTCCACGTCGACACGACCTGGAAGTTCCGCGAGATGATCGCCTTCCGCGACCGGCGCGCCAAGGAACTCGGCCTCGATCTCCTGGTCCACACCAACCCGGACGGGCTCGCCCGCGGCATCGGGCCGGTGAGCCACGGCTCCGAGGTCCATACCGACGTGATGAAGACCCAGGCCCTGCGCCAGGCACTCGACAAGCACAAGTTCGACGCGGCCTTCGGCGGGGCGCGCCGCGACGAGGAGGCCTCGCGGGCCAAGGAGCGCATCGTGTCGTTGCGCACCGCGCAGCACCGCTGGGACCCGAAGCGCCAGCGCGCCGAGCCCTGGCACCTCTACAACATGAGGAAGCAGCGCGGTGAGTCGTTGCGCGTCTTCCCGCTGTCGAACTGGACCGAGCTCGATATCTGGCTCTACATCGAGCAGGAGAACATCCCGATCGTGCCGCTCTATTACGCGGCCGAGCGCCCCGTCGTGCAGCGCGACGGGCAGTTGATCATGGTGGACGACGAGCGGCTGCCGCTGAACCCTGGCGAGACGCCCGAGATGCGTCTCGTGCGGTTCCGGACGCTCGGCTGCTACCCGCTGACCGGCGCGGTGGAGAGCGACGCCGCGACCCTGCCGGAGATCATCGGCGAGACGCTGGCCGCCCGCACCTCCGAGCGGCAGGGCCGGGTGATCGACAAGGATGGCGCCGGCGCCATGGAGCGCAAGAAGCAGGAAGGCTACTTCTGA
- a CDS encoding PAS domain-containing sensor histidine kinase, whose amino-acid sequence MTAPGTPNAEELRQTLDEVGICFWSLDPATGRITVSPSGARLFGVPPERLATFEATQELVHPDDREARSRVIRRALDRGGSYEIDYRVVRPDGETDWLRSRGTVEIDPEGGPLRHRGVVFSIRAQRQAETELRAREAHLRSILETVPDAMVVIDEAARIQSFSAAAVRQFGYSPEEVVGRNVSLLMPEPYRSRHDAYMARYLATGERRIIGIGRVVVGQRRDGSTFPMELAVGEMRSSGARYFTGFIRDLTERQRTETRLQELQSELIHMSRFTALGEMASTLAHEINQPLTAIASYLKGCRRVLDRMQGDGTTMPEIPMLAGAVDQAAEQALRAGQVIRHLREFVTRGEGERRIEDLPKLIEEASALALVGAKERGVHVTFAFDPAAPLVLADRIQVQQVLLNLIRNAIEAMQDSERRELRVTTTALPGEGLVEVGVTDTGPGLAPEVASRLFEPFVTTKPQGMGVGLSICRTIVEAHGGKIRAESRQGQGHGQGRGTDFRFSLRAVDREELDDAR is encoded by the coding sequence ATGACCGCCCCCGGCACCCCGAACGCCGAGGAGCTGCGGCAGACGCTCGACGAGGTCGGCATCTGCTTCTGGTCGCTCGATCCCGCCACCGGCCGCATCACCGTCTCGCCGAGCGGCGCCCGGCTGTTCGGCGTGCCCCCCGAGCGCCTCGCGACCTTCGAGGCGACGCAAGAGCTGGTCCATCCCGACGACCGCGAGGCACGGTCGCGCGTCATCCGGCGGGCCCTCGACCGGGGCGGCAGCTACGAGATCGATTACCGGGTCGTGCGGCCCGACGGCGAGACCGACTGGCTGCGCTCGCGCGGGACCGTCGAGATCGACCCGGAGGGCGGGCCCCTGCGCCACCGCGGGGTGGTGTTCAGCATCCGGGCGCAGCGCCAGGCCGAGACCGAGCTGCGCGCCCGCGAGGCGCATCTGCGCTCGATCCTCGAGACCGTGCCGGACGCCATGGTGGTGATCGACGAGGCCGCCCGCATCCAGTCCTTCAGCGCCGCCGCGGTGCGTCAGTTCGGCTACTCCCCCGAGGAGGTGGTGGGCCGCAACGTCAGCCTGCTGATGCCCGAGCCCTATCGCAGCCGGCACGACGCCTACATGGCCCGCTACCTCGCCACCGGCGAGCGGCGCATCATCGGCATCGGCCGCGTCGTGGTCGGCCAGCGCCGGGACGGCTCGACCTTCCCGATGGAGCTCGCCGTCGGCGAGATGCGCTCCTCGGGGGCGCGCTACTTCACGGGCTTCATCCGCGACCTCACCGAGCGCCAGCGCACCGAGACCCGGCTGCAGGAACTGCAATCCGAGCTCATCCACATGTCGCGCTTCACCGCCCTCGGCGAGATGGCCTCGACGCTCGCCCACGAGATCAACCAGCCGCTCACCGCCATCGCCAGCTACCTCAAGGGCTGCCGCCGCGTGCTCGACCGGATGCAGGGCGACGGCACGACGATGCCCGAGATCCCGATGCTCGCCGGCGCGGTCGACCAGGCCGCCGAGCAGGCCTTGCGGGCGGGCCAGGTGATCCGCCACCTGCGCGAATTCGTCACCCGCGGCGAGGGCGAGCGCCGCATCGAGGACCTGCCCAAGCTCATCGAGGAGGCGAGTGCCCTCGCGCTGGTCGGCGCCAAGGAGCGCGGCGTTCACGTCACCTTCGCCTTCGACCCGGCGGCGCCGCTGGTGCTGGCCGACCGGATCCAGGTACAGCAGGTCCTGCTCAACCTGATTCGCAACGCCATCGAGGCGATGCAGGATTCGGAGAGGCGCGAGCTGCGGGTGACCACGACGGCGCTGCCCGGGGAAGGCCTCGTCGAGGTCGGCGTCACGGATACCGGCCCGGGCCTCGCCCCGGAGGTGGCGTCGCGCCTGTTCGAGCCCTTCGTGACCACCAAGCCGCAGGGAATGGGAGTCGGGCTCTCGATCTGCCGCACCATCGTGGAGGCGCATGGCGGCAAGATCCGCGCCGAATCCCGGCAAGGGCAAGGGCACGGGCAAGGGCGAGGGACCGATTTCCGCTTCAGCCTGCGGGCGGTGGACAGGGAGGAGCTGGACGATGCCCGATGA
- a CDS encoding phosphoadenylyl-sulfate reductase, whose translation MTLPLDRAALDALAEELATRLRPLALQARLALIDATVDGRLVFTTSFGLEDQALTHALRMAKSRAEIVTLDTGRLFPETYDTWAETEAAYGFRIRAYAPEREAEERFVAQEGINGFRHSVAARQACCGFRKVEPLGRALAGAAGWLTGLRAGQSANRAETPLAEADHARGLIKLNPIADWTREALAELIHGNYVPYNVLHDRGFPSIGCAPCTRAVKLGEPERAGRWWWEQAGKQECGLHVPGASAGAPGSEIRPGQEPGAFEPATSSQSSNPELVA comes from the coding sequence ATGACCCTTCCCCTCGACCGCGCGGCGCTGGACGCCCTTGCGGAAGAACTGGCGACGCGTCTGCGTCCCCTCGCCCTACAGGCGCGTCTCGCGCTGATCGACGCGACGGTGGACGGCCGGCTGGTCTTCACCACGAGCTTCGGCCTGGAGGACCAGGCCCTCACCCACGCGTTGCGCATGGCGAAGTCGCGCGCCGAGATCGTGACCCTCGATACCGGCCGGCTCTTCCCCGAGACCTACGACACCTGGGCCGAGACGGAAGCCGCCTACGGCTTCCGCATCCGCGCCTACGCGCCGGAGCGCGAGGCCGAGGAACGCTTCGTCGCGCAGGAGGGCATCAACGGCTTTCGCCATTCGGTGGCGGCGCGCCAGGCCTGCTGCGGCTTCCGCAAGGTCGAGCCCCTCGGCCGCGCTCTTGCCGGCGCCGCCGGCTGGCTCACCGGTCTCCGGGCCGGCCAGTCGGCGAACCGCGCCGAGACGCCGCTCGCCGAGGCCGACCACGCCCGCGGGCTGATCAAGCTCAACCCGATCGCCGACTGGACCCGCGAGGCGTTGGCCGAGCTGATCCACGGGAACTACGTCCCCTACAACGTGCTGCACGACCGGGGCTTCCCGTCGATCGGCTGCGCGCCCTGTACCCGCGCCGTGAAGCTCGGCGAGCCCGAGCGCGCCGGCCGCTGGTGGTGGGAGCAGGCGGGCAAGCAGGAATGCGGCCTGCATGTTCCCGGAGCCTCGGCCGGTGCCCCCGGCAGCGAGATCAGGCCCGGGCAGGAGCCCGGCGCCTTCGAGCCCGCCACATCGTCGCAATCATCCAATCCGGAGCTGGTCGCATGA
- a CDS encoding TetR/AcrR family transcriptional regulator has protein sequence MIPALSAPPPVEEPSSDTRFRILATAERFFREIGYQKTTVADIAKTLRMSPANVYRFFDSKKAINEAVVARIIGEVEARIAALADRPSVTAEARLREIIVFLHRDAVERFTGHPRMHEMVEAAMSESWDVCRHHVDRITAVLERVVADGVARGEFAVEDPAVAARCVHTAIVRFCHPVLVVQCPEDFVPALDAMIAFLIGALRAGSRAA, from the coding sequence ATGATCCCTGCCCTGTCCGCTCCCCCTCCGGTCGAGGAACCGTCGTCCGATACCCGGTTCCGCATCCTGGCGACCGCGGAGCGCTTCTTCCGTGAGATCGGCTATCAGAAGACCACGGTCGCCGACATCGCCAAGACCCTGCGGATGAGCCCGGCCAACGTGTATCGGTTCTTCGATTCGAAGAAGGCGATCAACGAGGCCGTGGTGGCGCGCATCATCGGCGAGGTCGAGGCGCGGATCGCGGCCCTCGCCGACCGGCCGAGCGTCACCGCCGAGGCTCGCCTGCGCGAGATCATCGTCTTCCTGCACCGCGATGCCGTCGAACGGTTCACCGGCCATCCGCGCATGCACGAGATGGTCGAGGCAGCGATGTCCGAGAGCTGGGACGTCTGCCGCCATCACGTCGACCGGATCACCGCGGTGCTGGAGCGCGTCGTCGCCGACGGTGTGGCGCGGGGCGAGTTCGCCGTCGAGGATCCGGCGGTGGCGGCGCGCTGCGTCCACACCGCCATCGTCCGGTTCTGCCATCCGGTGCTGGTGGTGCAATGCCCGGAGGATTTCGTGCCGGCGCTGGATGCGATGATCGCGTTCCTGATCGGCGCGCTGCGGGCGGGGTCGCGCGCGGCGTGA
- a CDS encoding glutathione peroxidase, whose amino-acid sequence MPIARREALFLIAGAVSLPARAASLQNGMTASAFSFARPEGGSLALADLAPKPILVVNTATACGYAPQFSGLQHLWTRFGPRGLTVIAVPSADFGRQEPLDGMAIAEAARKNFGVTFPVMAKTGVTGPQAHPFYRWAASEKPAETPRWNFHKYLVGRDGHVAAAFATQVEPTDPRVIAAIAKELEAVG is encoded by the coding sequence ATGCCGATCGCCCGCCGCGAGGCCCTGTTCCTGATCGCCGGCGCCGTCAGCCTGCCGGCCCGGGCCGCATCGCTGCAGAACGGCATGACGGCCTCCGCCTTCAGCTTCGCGCGGCCCGAAGGCGGCAGCCTGGCCCTGGCCGATCTGGCACCCAAGCCGATCCTCGTCGTCAACACCGCGACCGCCTGCGGCTACGCCCCGCAATTCTCCGGCCTGCAGCATCTCTGGACCCGGTTCGGCCCGCGCGGGCTGACGGTGATCGCGGTGCCGTCCGCCGATTTCGGGCGCCAGGAACCGCTCGACGGGATGGCGATCGCCGAGGCCGCGCGCAAGAATTTCGGGGTCACCTTCCCGGTGATGGCCAAGACCGGGGTGACGGGACCGCAGGCGCATCCGTTCTACCGCTGGGCCGCGTCCGAGAAGCCGGCCGAGACCCCGCGCTGGAACTTTCACAAATACCTGGTCGGCCGCGACGGCCACGTCGCGGCGGCCTTCGCGACCCAGGTCGAGCCGACCGATCCGCGGGTGATCGCGGCGATCGCCAAGGAGCTGGAGGCGGTGGGGTAG
- a CDS encoding diflavin oxidoreductase, whose protein sequence is MSRPALLPRTAPFGDAERAHLDAALGSTTALQRAWLAGFLAGLDAAGGAAAAEAPAPAAPPRAAEPLTILFASESGNSEKLAGDVSKLARKNGFKPKVVDFADLDVAALGKEKRVVVIAATWGEGEPPARAVRAYGEIMGEGAPRLDGVEFGVLALGDTSYAEFCAIGKRLDDRFEALGAKRVLPRIDCDLDFDKPAAAWIKDALKALAPAEAAGNVVAVDFARTAGADEEAEVSRDPVTVEVIEHVNLNSSRSDKETIHLALAFEDGAPAYEPGDSLELYPENDPALVEQILKAAGLEGDSVLRQALLAERDITTLSAATVERFVKATGHEEARRLMESNEVRAWIEGRHLIDLIETYPAKLSAQHLTDITRPLPPRAYSIASSRAEVGDEAHLTIAAVRYTTHDRARTGVASVHVADRIRNGAKLKVRVKPNKHFRLPKDPATDVIMVGPGTGVAPFRAFVQERRATEAPGRNWLFFGDRHFTHDFLYQLEWQEALEDGSLARIDVAFSRDQPEKIYVQDRIWEQRRELVSWLDGGAHFYVCGDAKAMAKDVRAALVRAFADVKGLDAAAAEAAVAGLERSHRYQQDVY, encoded by the coding sequence ATGTCTCGCCCCGCGCTTCTCCCCCGCACGGCTCCCTTCGGCGACGCCGAGCGGGCCCATCTCGATGCCGCCCTCGGCTCCACCACCGCGCTTCAGCGCGCGTGGCTGGCCGGCTTCCTCGCCGGCCTCGACGCCGCGGGCGGTGCCGCCGCCGCCGAGGCCCCCGCCCCGGCCGCCCCGCCCCGCGCCGCCGAACCGCTGACGATCCTGTTCGCCAGCGAATCCGGCAACTCGGAGAAGCTCGCCGGCGACGTCTCCAAGCTCGCCCGCAAGAACGGCTTCAAGCCGAAGGTCGTCGATTTCGCCGATCTCGACGTGGCCGCCCTGGGGAAGGAGAAGCGCGTCGTCGTCATCGCCGCCACCTGGGGCGAGGGCGAGCCGCCGGCCCGGGCCGTGCGCGCCTATGGCGAGATCATGGGCGAGGGCGCGCCGCGCCTCGACGGGGTCGAGTTCGGCGTCCTGGCGCTCGGCGACACCTCGTATGCCGAGTTCTGCGCCATCGGAAAGCGCCTCGACGACCGGTTCGAGGCTTTGGGCGCCAAGCGCGTGCTCCCGCGGATCGATTGCGACCTCGACTTCGACAAGCCGGCCGCCGCCTGGATCAAGGACGCCCTCAAGGCGCTCGCCCCGGCCGAGGCCGCGGGCAACGTCGTGGCGGTGGACTTCGCCCGCACGGCCGGCGCCGACGAAGAGGCCGAGGTCAGCCGCGATCCGGTCACCGTCGAGGTCATCGAGCACGTCAACCTCAACTCGTCGCGCTCCGACAAGGAGACGATCCACCTCGCGCTCGCCTTCGAGGACGGTGCCCCTGCTTACGAACCCGGCGATTCCCTCGAACTCTACCCTGAGAACGACCCGGCCCTGGTCGAGCAGATCCTGAAGGCCGCCGGTCTCGAGGGCGACTCGGTCCTGCGCCAGGCGCTGCTGGCCGAGCGCGACATCACCACCCTGTCGGCCGCGACGGTCGAGCGCTTCGTCAAGGCCACCGGCCACGAGGAGGCCCGCCGCCTGATGGAATCGAACGAGGTCCGGGCCTGGATCGAGGGCCGGCACCTCATCGACCTGATCGAGACCTACCCGGCCAAGCTGTCGGCGCAACACCTCACCGACATCACCCGGCCGCTGCCGCCGCGGGCCTACTCGATCGCCTCCTCGCGGGCCGAGGTCGGCGACGAGGCCCACCTGACCATCGCGGCGGTGCGCTACACCACCCACGACCGGGCGCGCACGGGCGTCGCCTCGGTCCACGTCGCGGACCGGATCCGCAACGGCGCCAAGCTCAAGGTGCGGGTGAAGCCGAACAAGCATTTCCGCCTGCCGAAGGACCCCGCCACCGACGTGATCATGGTCGGCCCCGGCACCGGCGTGGCGCCGTTCCGCGCCTTCGTGCAGGAGCGCCGCGCCACCGAGGCGCCGGGCCGCAACTGGCTGTTCTTCGGCGACCGCCACTTCACCCACGACTTCCTGTACCAGCTCGAATGGCAGGAAGCCCTGGAGGACGGCTCGCTCGCCCGCATCGACGTCGCCTTCTCCCGCGACCAGCCGGAAAAGATCTACGTCCAGGACCGGATCTGGGAGCAGCGGCGCGAGCTGGTGTCCTGGCTCGATGGCGGTGCCCATTTCTACGTCTGCGGCGACGCCAAGGCGATGGCCAAGGACGTGCGGGCGGCTTTGGTGAGGGCCTTCGCCGACGTGAAGGGCCTCGATGCCGCGGCTGCGGAAGCGGCGGTGGCCGGCCTGGAGCGCAGCCACCGCTACCAGCAGGACGTGTACTAG
- the cysT gene encoding sulfate ABC transporter permease subunit CysT produces the protein MSGAAVLPAGRGAARFRRPSALPGFRLTFGITLTYLTLLVLLPLAVLLLRAASVGPAGLWALITDSRNLAALKTSFGLSLAAAAIDAVFGLLIAWVLTRYRFPGRRIIDALVDLPFALPTAVAGIALASLYAPNGWLGEPLMALGIKVAYTPLGILVALVFVGLPFCVRTVQPLVAEIDKSSEEAAAILGASRFRALVTVILPPLIPAMLTGFALAFARAVGEYGSVIFVAGNLPYVSEIAPLLIVIKLEEFNYAGATAIAAVMLLMSFTALLAINLLQDFSRRRFGHV, from the coding sequence ATGAGCGGCGCCGCGGTCCTGCCCGCGGGGCGGGGAGCGGCCCGCTTCCGGCGACCGAGCGCGCTGCCGGGTTTCCGCCTGACCTTCGGGATCACGCTCACCTACCTGACCCTGCTCGTCCTCCTGCCGCTCGCGGTGCTGCTCCTGCGCGCCGCCAGCGTCGGCCCCGCCGGCCTGTGGGCGCTGATCACCGATTCCCGCAACCTCGCGGCGCTCAAGACCTCGTTCGGCCTGTCGCTGGCCGCCGCCGCGATCGACGCGGTGTTCGGGCTCCTGATCGCCTGGGTGCTGACCCGCTACCGGTTTCCCGGCCGGCGGATCATCGACGCGCTGGTGGATCTGCCCTTCGCGCTGCCGACGGCTGTCGCCGGCATCGCGCTCGCCAGCCTCTACGCGCCGAACGGCTGGCTCGGCGAGCCCTTGATGGCTCTCGGCATCAAGGTCGCCTACACGCCGCTCGGTATCCTGGTGGCGCTCGTCTTCGTCGGCCTGCCGTTCTGCGTCCGCACGGTGCAGCCGCTGGTCGCCGAGATCGACAAGTCGAGCGAGGAGGCGGCCGCCATCCTCGGCGCCTCGCGCTTCCGAGCGCTGGTCACCGTGATCCTGCCGCCCCTGATCCCCGCGATGCTCACCGGCTTCGCGCTCGCCTTCGCACGCGCCGTCGGGGAATACGGCTCGGTGATCTTCGTCGCCGGCAACCTGCCTTACGTCTCCGAGATCGCGCCCCTGCTGATCGTGATCAAGCTCGAGGAGTTCAACTATGCGGGCGCCACGGCCATCGCCGCCGTGATGCTGCTGATGTCCTTCACCGCGCTTCTCGCCATCAACCTCTTGCAGGATTTCAGCCGCCGCAGGTTCGGTCATGTCTGA